One window from the genome of Fodinicurvata sediminis DSM 21159 encodes:
- a CDS encoding lysophospholipid acyltransferase family protein — MSATPTAALGSPLLSLRRILLFAIFTLVLLPVQALLVGLGSDRARDFPYWYHRQVCRILGIEVRRRGHQSDESPTLYACNHVSYLDIPILGRCIKGSFIAKAEIAHWPFFSWLAKLQRSVFVERRSSRTADHRDQIARRLEQDDNLILFPEGTSSDGNRVLPFKSALFSVAERRPHDQPLTVQPVSITYSHLDGLPLGRFLRPYFAWFGDMELPDHAWRALGLGRLTVIVEFHPPVTVKDFGSRKALAQHCEAMVSAGVMRALSGREPEDESPEERDDSLEDSEQTPEEDAGVVAR; from the coding sequence GTGAGTGCCACGCCTACTGCTGCCTTGGGATCGCCCCTCCTGTCCCTACGGCGCATTCTGCTGTTTGCGATCTTTACCCTCGTGCTGCTCCCCGTGCAGGCCCTACTGGTCGGGTTGGGCTCGGACAGGGCGCGTGACTTCCCCTACTGGTATCATCGTCAGGTCTGCCGCATCCTGGGCATAGAAGTCCGGCGCCGTGGTCATCAATCCGATGAGTCCCCCACGCTGTACGCCTGCAACCATGTCTCCTACCTGGACATCCCCATCCTGGGCCGCTGCATCAAGGGCAGCTTCATTGCCAAGGCCGAGATCGCGCACTGGCCCTTCTTCAGCTGGCTGGCGAAGCTGCAGCGTTCGGTCTTCGTCGAACGCCGTTCCAGCCGCACGGCGGACCACAGGGACCAGATCGCACGCCGTCTCGAACAGGACGATAACCTGATCCTCTTTCCCGAAGGCACCAGCAGTGACGGCAACCGCGTCCTGCCCTTCAAGTCCGCCCTCTTCTCGGTGGCCGAACGGCGCCCTCACGACCAGCCCTTGACAGTCCAGCCCGTCTCCATCACCTACAGCCATCTCGACGGACTGCCGCTTGGACGGTTCCTGCGGCCCTACTTTGCCTGGTTCGGCGACATGGAACTGCCGGATCATGCATGGCGGGCGCTGGGCCTGGGACGCCTGACCGTCATTGTGGAATTTCATCCACCGGTTACGGTGAAGGACTTCGGCTCACGCAAGGCCCTGGCCCAGCACTGCGAGGCGATGGTATCGGCCGGTGTCATGCGGGCCCTTTCGGGACGCGAACCCGAGGATGAAAGCCCGGAAGAACGGGATGACAGCTTGGAAGACAGCGAGCAGACTCCCGAGGAGGATGCCGGCGTTGTCGCGCGCTGA
- a CDS encoding GNAT family N-acetyltransferase, protein MELTADGMPRPVDVKSKDLHIRLAETPDEVRLAQRLRYQVFVEEMAVEPTDEMRREGLEFDSYDPYCDHLLVFDNSPEAPPQKVIATYRFMRRAQAQKAGQFYTQGEYDISPLMDYPGEIMELGRSCVHREHRTGIGMQVLWRGIAAYVLHFNVDLMFGCASLFGTDVDKLALPLAYLHHNHTAPEQLRPRALPELYTDMNLLTSEQIDAKAALMSLPPLIKGYLRLGGWVGDGAVVDRSFGTTDVCVVVKTDGVTEKYRKHLTRDEGETRPASGEGH, encoded by the coding sequence ATGGAGTTGACAGCGGACGGAATGCCGCGGCCTGTCGATGTTAAGTCCAAGGACCTGCACATTCGATTGGCCGAGACTCCGGACGAGGTTCGGCTTGCACAGCGCCTGCGCTATCAGGTTTTCGTCGAGGAAATGGCGGTCGAGCCCACGGATGAAATGCGCCGTGAGGGCCTGGAATTCGATTCCTATGACCCCTACTGCGATCACCTTCTGGTTTTCGACAACTCGCCCGAGGCACCGCCCCAGAAAGTGATCGCCACCTATCGCTTCATGCGCCGCGCGCAGGCGCAGAAGGCTGGCCAGTTCTACACCCAGGGCGAATATGACATTTCGCCCTTGATGGACTATCCTGGCGAGATCATGGAACTGGGCCGTTCCTGCGTTCATCGCGAGCACCGAACCGGTATCGGCATGCAGGTGCTCTGGCGCGGCATTGCGGCTTATGTCCTGCATTTCAACGTTGACCTGATGTTCGGCTGTGCCAGCCTGTTCGGCACCGATGTGGACAAGCTGGCCCTTCCACTGGCCTATCTGCACCACAACCACACGGCCCCCGAACAGCTGCGCCCGCGCGCTCTGCCCGAGCTCTATACCGACATGAACCTGCTCACCTCGGAGCAGATCGATGCAAAGGCGGCCCTTATGAGCCTGCCGCCCCTGATCAAGGGCTACCTGCGCCTGGGAGGCTGGGTCGGCGACGGCGCCGTGGTCGACCGTTCCTTCGGCACGACCGATGTCTGCGTCGTGGTCAAGACCGATGGCGTCACCGAGAAATATCGCAAGCATCTGACCCGCGATGAGGGCGAGACTCGTCCGGCCTCAGGTGAAGGGCACTGA
- a CDS encoding Fur family transcriptional regulator, which yields MPERIEQLCAERGLKMTEQRRVIARVLSQATDHPDVEQLYQRASEVDPRISIATVYRTVKLFEESGILERHDFGDGRSRYEEATEDHHDHLIDMQSGDVIEFYNEEIERLQQEIAHKLGYRLIDHRLELYAVKLKDSEKDGPIQESEARVKRRRQTG from the coding sequence ATGCCGGAACGTATTGAGCAACTTTGCGCCGAACGCGGGCTGAAAATGACCGAGCAGAGGCGCGTCATCGCACGCGTCCTCTCCCAGGCCACGGATCATCCTGACGTCGAGCAGCTCTACCAGCGCGCCTCAGAGGTGGATCCGCGCATCTCAATTGCGACGGTCTACCGGACCGTCAAGCTGTTCGAGGAATCCGGGATTCTGGAGCGGCATGACTTTGGGGATGGGCGTTCGCGCTACGAAGAGGCGACCGAAGACCATCACGACCATCTGATCGACATGCAGAGCGGTGACGTCATCGAATTCTACAACGAGGAAATCGAGCGTCTGCAGCAGGAAATCGCTCACAAGCTTGGCTATCGCCTGATCGATCATCGCCTGGAACTCTATGCGGTCAAGCTGAAGGATTCGGAAAAGGACGGGCCCATCCAGGAATCCGAGGCACGCGTGAAACGCCGTAGGCAGACGGGCTGA
- the miaB gene encoding tRNA (N6-isopentenyl adenosine(37)-C2)-methylthiotransferase MiaB, with amino-acid sequence MTKGLYIKTYGCQMNVYDSARMADLLAPLGYGDVAQPEAADLIILNTCHIREKASEKVFSELGRLRHFKEQAAADGRQMLLAVAGCVAQAEGEEIVRRAPQVDMVFGPQTYHRLPELVARATEHGERGLVDTDFPVDSKFDSLPEEHLGDEAAAFLSIQEGCDKFCTFCVVPYTRGAEFSRPVSAVVAEAESLARRGVREITLLGQNVNAYHGDGPDGRTWGLGRLLRRLAEIEGLERLRYTTSHPRDVDDELIAAHRDEPRIMPFLHLPVQSGSDRILEAMNRKHTADFYYRIVDQLREARPDLALSSDFIVGFPGERDEDFADTLKLVTDIGFTQAYSFKYSPRPGTPAADIADQVPAEVASERLSILQNLLNEQQMAFNRALVGRRQPILLERPGKYEGQLIGRSPYMTSVVVNAPARLIGQLVEADIQEAHANSLIGAVVTREPGNGMAVAPTESAPASETPASETRATA; translated from the coding sequence GTGACGAAAGGCCTTTATATCAAGACATACGGCTGTCAGATGAATGTCTATGATTCCGCCCGTATGGCGGATCTGCTGGCGCCGCTTGGCTATGGCGACGTCGCACAGCCCGAGGCAGCCGACCTGATCATCCTGAACACCTGTCACATCCGCGAGAAGGCCAGCGAAAAGGTCTTCTCCGAATTGGGGCGCCTGCGCCACTTCAAGGAACAGGCCGCCGCCGACGGCCGGCAGATGCTGCTGGCTGTTGCCGGATGTGTCGCCCAGGCGGAAGGCGAGGAGATCGTCCGGCGCGCGCCACAAGTGGACATGGTCTTCGGTCCCCAGACCTATCATCGGCTGCCGGAACTGGTGGCCCGCGCCACCGAACACGGCGAACGCGGACTGGTGGATACCGATTTCCCGGTGGACTCCAAGTTTGATTCCCTGCCCGAGGAGCACCTGGGCGACGAAGCGGCGGCTTTCCTGTCCATCCAGGAAGGCTGCGACAAGTTCTGCACATTCTGTGTCGTACCCTACACGCGCGGCGCCGAGTTCTCGCGCCCCGTTTCAGCCGTCGTCGCCGAGGCCGAAAGCTTGGCGCGGCGCGGCGTGCGCGAAATCACCCTGCTGGGGCAGAACGTCAACGCCTATCATGGCGACGGACCCGACGGACGGACCTGGGGTCTTGGCCGACTGTTGCGCCGTCTGGCCGAGATCGAGGGGCTGGAGCGCCTGCGCTACACCACTTCTCATCCGCGAGATGTCGACGACGAACTGATCGCGGCTCACCGTGACGAGCCCAGGATCATGCCCTTCCTGCACCTTCCCGTGCAATCGGGCTCCGATCGCATTCTGGAGGCCATGAATCGCAAGCATACGGCCGATTTCTACTACCGCATCGTTGATCAACTGCGCGAAGCACGGCCTGACCTGGCGCTGTCCTCGGACTTCATCGTCGGATTCCCGGGCGAGCGTGACGAGGATTTTGCCGACACCCTGAAACTGGTGACCGATATCGGCTTCACCCAGGCCTATTCCTTCAAGTACAGCCCCCGTCCGGGTACGCCGGCAGCGGACATCGCGGACCAGGTTCCGGCAGAGGTGGCCTCCGAACGGCTGTCGATCCTGCAGAACCTTCTGAATGAGCAGCAGATGGCCTTCAACCGGGCCCTGGTGGGCCGGCGCCAGCCCATCCTGCTCGAGCGCCCGGGCAAGTACGAGGGCCAGTTGATCGGACGCAGCCCCTACATGACCTCCGTGGTCGTGAATGCGCCCGCGCGGCTGATCGGACAGCTGGTGGAGGCCGACATCCAAGAGGCCCACGCCAACTCCTTGATCGGCGCGGTCGTGACGAGAGAGCCCGGGAACGGCATGGCAGTCGCCCCGACCGAGAGCGCCCCAGCTAGCGAAACGCCAGCCAGCGAAACGAGGGCCACAGCTTGA